In Herpetosiphonaceae bacterium, a genomic segment contains:
- a CDS encoding glycosyltransferase family 2 protein, producing the protein MQPTVSIIIVTYQSARQIDACLTALTRLPTSLDHEIIVVDNASQDDTVSRLRGHTPKVRLLAEAENWGFAGGVNRGVSQARGSLIALLNPDAIPCPGWLDELIAPFADPQVGVAGSKVLDAEGRIQSIGTLLDLPLLLTAHRGAGEIDAGQYDTPADVWAVHGAAMAFPRHLWAARGGFDEGYFPAYFEESDFCERTRRAGYRVVTAPRAAVVHSESSSTGKFSAEFYFYYLRNRLRYALTWHAWPMLWNEFRLAERARLRTAPLLDRRVARLVYEQGMTALDPPDAAQRAAILATGRRLREGMLPDDGLQPLLDLADEAAHNSVLAEVRFRSRWPLVAALRTAWNSIATRWYVRPSLDQQTRFNLALQRALQSTIDEIAARSAADALDSALLAWKLQAHASSANQS; encoded by the coding sequence ATGCAGCCGACTGTTTCGATTATTATCGTCACCTACCAGAGCGCCCGGCAGATCGATGCGTGCCTCACAGCGCTGACCCGGCTTCCGACCAGCCTCGACCACGAGATTATCGTCGTGGATAACGCCTCGCAGGATGATACCGTATCGCGCCTCCGTGGACACACGCCTAAGGTGCGGCTGCTGGCCGAGGCCGAAAACTGGGGCTTTGCGGGCGGCGTGAATCGTGGCGTGTCCCAGGCGCGCGGCAGCCTGATCGCGCTGCTCAACCCCGACGCGATCCCCTGCCCTGGCTGGCTGGACGAGCTGATCGCGCCCTTCGCCGATCCTCAGGTGGGCGTCGCGGGCAGCAAGGTGCTCGACGCCGAGGGGCGGATTCAATCGATCGGCACGCTGCTCGACCTGCCGCTGCTGCTCACGGCGCATCGGGGCGCGGGCGAGATCGACGCCGGGCAGTACGATACTCCCGCCGACGTGTGGGCGGTCCACGGCGCGGCGATGGCCTTTCCCCGCCATCTGTGGGCGGCGCGGGGCGGCTTCGACGAGGGCTACTTTCCGGCATACTTCGAGGAGAGCGACTTCTGCGAGCGGACGCGACGGGCTGGCTACCGGGTTGTCACCGCGCCGCGCGCCGCCGTCGTCCACTCCGAGTCCTCGTCGACCGGCAAGTTCAGCGCTGAGTTTTACTTTTACTACCTGCGCAACCGGCTGCGCTACGCCCTCACCTGGCACGCCTGGCCGATGCTCTGGAACGAGTTTCGGCTGGCAGAGCGCGCCCGGCTACGAACCGCGCCGCTGCTGGATCGTCGAGTGGCGAGGCTGGTCTACGAGCAGGGGATGACAGCCCTGGACCCGCCCGATGCTGCTCAGCGCGCGGCGATCCTGGCGACAGGCCGCAGGCTCCGCGAGGGCATGCTGCCCGACGACGGACTTCAGCCGCTTCTGGACCTTGCCGACGAGGCCGCGCACAACAGCGTCCTGGCCGAAGTTCGATTTCGGTCGCGCTGGCCGCTGGTCGCCGCGCTGCGCACAGCCTGGAACAGCATCGCGACGCGCTGGTACGTGCGGCCCAGCCTCGATCAGCAGACACGCTTCAACCTGGCGCTGCAACGCGCGCTCCAGAGCACGATCGACGAGATTGCCGCGCGCTCCGCCGCCGACGCGCTCGATAGCGCGTTGCTCGCGTGGAAGCTTCAGGCCCACGCGAGCAGCGCCAACCAATCGTAG
- a CDS encoding glycosyltransferase family 4 protein, producing MRIGIYNRWLATLGGGERVSLDFARALAQAGHSVEIITHQPLDLAAVGRRLALDLHTIALRDVPDSPANERLTAISAEYDLLLNASHGDLFASHARTNLLYVYFPKPLIAYSAGGQPQFARRSARLAPSIVRWIAGVYPPETNGSLHWTWTGRRARLEVCRRWPLPARTLLITLADLRPPAVPPPAVRVLVDGVCIAERADDWTEWRIPLPRPLRAGRVCVVELEVAPWTLRACGIAADDRERGLPLHSVALLGGLEERLAGRIVAQPWRSLRPTSRSITEVTRALDAYQTIMTDSRFAQHWITRRWQRPSEVLYPTVDLDALAALPKRPLIVSVGRFFAGAHNKKHLPMIQAFRALCDAGLTGWEYHLVGGCDLDRPEQRAYLEQVQAAAVGYPIVLHVNAPLDELRRCYGEASIFWHATGYGEDEQRDPDSFEHFGITTIEAMAAGCVPVVIAKAGQLETVVHDESGLLWHTLHELQAQTRRLIDDAALRERLAAGAVERSRVFGFEVFARRVREVVEQGNKETREQGNKGTRRART from the coding sequence ATGCGCATCGGGATCTACAATCGCTGGCTGGCGACGCTCGGCGGCGGCGAGCGTGTATCGCTGGATTTCGCCCGCGCGCTGGCGCAGGCAGGCCATAGCGTCGAGATCATCACACATCAGCCGCTCGATCTCGCGGCGGTCGGGCGGCGTCTGGCGCTCGATCTGCATACCATCGCCTTACGCGACGTGCCGGATAGCCCGGCCAACGAGCGGCTGACGGCGATCTCGGCGGAGTACGATCTGCTGCTGAATGCGTCACACGGCGATCTTTTCGCGTCCCATGCCCGCACAAACCTGCTGTATGTGTATTTTCCAAAGCCGCTGATCGCCTACAGCGCAGGCGGACAGCCGCAGTTCGCGCGGCGCTCAGCCCGGCTCGCGCCTTCAATAGTGCGGTGGATCGCGGGGGTGTATCCGCCCGAAACGAATGGATCGCTGCACTGGACCTGGACCGGACGCCGCGCGCGGCTGGAAGTGTGCCGCCGCTGGCCGCTGCCCGCCCGCACGCTGCTGATCACGCTCGCCGATCTGCGGCCTCCTGCCGTTCCGCCGCCTGCCGTGCGCGTGCTGGTCGACGGCGTGTGCATTGCCGAGCGCGCCGACGACTGGACCGAGTGGCGCATCCCGCTGCCGCGTCCGCTCCGAGCGGGGCGGGTCTGTGTGGTCGAGCTTGAGGTAGCGCCGTGGACGCTGCGGGCTTGCGGTATCGCGGCAGACGATCGTGAGCGGGGCCTGCCGCTGCATAGCGTGGCGCTGCTCGGTGGTCTTGAGGAGCGACTGGCAGGGCGAATCGTCGCGCAGCCGTGGCGCAGCCTTCGACCCACCTCGCGCAGCATCACCGAGGTGACACGCGCGCTGGACGCCTACCAGACGATCATGACCGACTCGCGCTTTGCGCAGCACTGGATCACGCGGCGCTGGCAGCGTCCCAGCGAGGTGCTGTATCCCACGGTCGATCTCGACGCGCTCGCCGCGCTGCCGAAGCGCCCGCTGATCGTCAGCGTTGGCCGCTTCTTCGCTGGCGCGCACAATAAAAAGCACCTGCCGATGATCCAGGCGTTCCGCGCTCTGTGCGACGCTGGCCTGACCGGCTGGGAGTATCATCTGGTCGGCGGCTGCGATCTCGATCGGCCTGAGCAGCGCGCCTATCTTGAGCAGGTACAAGCCGCCGCTGTCGGCTATCCGATCGTGCTGCATGTGAACGCGCCGCTGGATGAGCTGCGGCGCTGCTACGGCGAGGCCAGCATCTTCTGGCACGCCACGGGCTACGGCGAGGACGAGCAGCGCGATCCCGACAGCTTCGAGCATTTCGGCATCACCACGATCGAGGCGATGGCGGCTGGCTGCGTGCCCGTGGTGATCGCCAAAGCGGGCCAGCTTGAGACGGTCGTACACGACGAGAGCGGCTTGCTGTGGCACACGCTCCACGAGCTTCAGGCGCAGACACGGCGGCTGATCGACGATGCCGCGCTGCGCGAGCGCTTAGCGGCGGGCGCTGTCGAGCGCAGCCGCGTCTTTGGCTTCGAGGTGTTCGCGCGGCGGGTGAGGGAGGTAGTAGAACAAGGGAACAAGGAAACAAGGGAGCAAGGGAACAAGGGAACAAGGAGAGCGCGAACTTAA